A single genomic interval of Terriglobus albidus harbors:
- a CDS encoding LysR family transcriptional regulator: MALELPELRSFLVLAQHLHFGEAAEALHVTQPALTKQIQKLESKVGGPLLVRGYRRVSLTPAGEILRERAQSLLREAEMAEEITRLAVHGKAGLLRIGFGIASLAAGLPDILTRFRQHFPAVQVSMADMSTPNQISALEQGDIDVGFVRLPVEHPDLETVPVLEERLVAAIPRGMPYRKGLASLRNEPFVVISRSVSSSFVDHVARTCRAAGFSPRIVQEVNELFTVLNLVRGGVGVSLVPRSANLMHVPNVRLLDTGLEEAKWKIGLAWRKADAREAMSLDPLVHNFIRLAYRPRGMAPGGDPKPSPR, encoded by the coding sequence ATGGCACTCGAGCTCCCCGAATTGCGCTCGTTTCTCGTGCTGGCGCAACATCTTCACTTCGGTGAGGCGGCAGAGGCGTTGCACGTCACCCAACCCGCGCTGACCAAACAGATCCAAAAACTGGAATCTAAAGTTGGTGGACCGCTGCTGGTGCGTGGATATCGCCGGGTGTCGCTTACACCGGCAGGCGAGATTCTGCGTGAGCGGGCACAGAGTTTGTTGCGCGAAGCGGAGATGGCGGAGGAGATCACGCGTCTCGCTGTACATGGCAAGGCGGGTTTGTTGCGCATCGGCTTCGGCATCGCCTCGCTGGCCGCAGGGTTGCCGGATATTCTGACGCGTTTCCGTCAGCACTTTCCTGCGGTGCAGGTGTCGATGGCGGATATGTCCACACCAAATCAGATCAGTGCCCTGGAGCAGGGAGATATTGATGTTGGCTTTGTACGCCTGCCTGTCGAACATCCCGATCTGGAGACCGTTCCAGTGCTCGAAGAGAGGCTTGTCGCGGCCATTCCTCGTGGCATGCCCTACCGAAAGGGATTGGCCAGTCTTCGCAACGAGCCCTTTGTTGTGATCTCGCGCAGCGTCTCTTCCAGCTTTGTCGATCACGTGGCGCGAACCTGCCGTGCCGCGGGCTTCAGTCCCCGCATCGTGCAGGAGGTCAACGAATTGTTTACGGTTCTGAATCTGGTGCGCGGTGGTGTGGGCGTAAGTCTGGTGCCGCGATCGGCGAATCTGATGCACGTGCCGAATGTTCGCTTGCTGGATACAGGATTGGAAGAAGCGAAATGGAAGATCGGACTCGCCTGGCGCAAGGCCGATGCACGCGAAGCCATGTCGTTAGATCCTCTCGTTCACAACTTCATTCGGCTGGCATACCGCCCCCGGGGCATGGCGCCGGGAGGAGACCCGAAGCCATCGCCCCGCTGA